In Cloacibacterium caeni, a single window of DNA contains:
- a CDS encoding IS3 family transposase (programmed frameshift) → MGKSKYSLDFKLKAIKRYHKGDIGTDDLGKRIGVCGSLVRKWIKFYELYGVSGLVRLSNTHYTKDFKLKILSVIEKENLSLKEASRRFNIPAESSILSWQRNYKKNGILGLENIPRGRPKTMSNYTRKKKKTGKPLTREEELLERIYYLEAENAILKKFRRLNSGKEKSKAIEELRQDFDLAVLLHCTSMARSSFYYYQKRFQMKDKYAEIKEMIKQIYHRHKGRLGYRRITLLLKEKGILINHKTVLRLMKILGLKSIIRVKKYKSYKGEQGKIAPNVLQRNFKSDTPNQKWATDVTEFNVSGNKLYLSPIIDLFNGEIVSFDLSERPVFSQIIRMLKKSFRKVKSTQNIILHSDQGWQYQMKHYQNLLKEKGIIQSMSRKGNCLDNAVIENFFGTIKSEMFYARKFGSIQELKMEIVKYIHYYNNDRIRLNLKGKSPVQYRTLSFENIV, encoded by the exons ATGGGGAAAAGTAAATATTCATTAGACTTTAAATTAAAAGCTATAAAGAGATATCACAAAGGGGATATTGGAACAGACGATTTAGGAAAACGCATTGGAGTTTGTGGTTCCTTGGTTCGTAAATGGATAAAATTTTATGAACTTTATGGAGTTTCAGGACTTGTTCGGCTTTCCAATACGCATTACACAAAAGATTTTAAATTAAAGATTTTATCAGTAATTGAGAAAGAGAATTTAAGTTTAAAAGAAGCGTCGAGAAGGTTTAATATTCCTGCGGAGTCCAGTATTCTTAGTTGGCAGCGTAATTACAAAAAAAATGGTATTTTAGGTTTAGAAAACATACCCAGAGGAAGACCTAAAACCATGAGTAATTACACGCGAAAAAAAAAGAAAACAGGCAAACCCTTAACAAGGGAGGAAGAACTGTTGGAGAGGATTTATTATTTAGAAGCCGAGAACGCCATTTTAAAAAAGT TTAGACGCCTTAATTCAGGAAAGGAAAAATCCAAAGCCATCGAAGAGTTAAGGCAGGACTTTGATTTAGCAGTACTACTGCATTGTACATCGATGGCAAGAAGCAGTTTTTATTACTATCAAAAACGCTTTCAAATGAAAGATAAATATGCGGAAATAAAAGAAATGATTAAGCAGATTTATCATCGTCACAAAGGAAGGTTGGGCTATAGAAGAATTACTTTGCTTTTGAAAGAAAAAGGAATTTTGATTAATCACAAAACTGTTTTACGACTTATGAAAATATTAGGTTTAAAGAGTATTATCCGAGTGAAGAAATATAAATCTTACAAGGGAGAGCAAGGGAAAATTGCGCCCAATGTTCTACAGAGGAATTTCAAATCGGACACTCCTAATCAGAAATGGGCAACCGATGTTACAGAGTTTAATGTATCGGGTAATAAACTTTATCTATCTCCAATCATCGATTTATTTAATGGTGAAATTGTCAGTTTTGACTTATCTGAAAGACCTGTGTTTAGCCAAATCATCAGAATGCTAAAGAAATCATTCAGAAAAGTAAAATCTACACAAAACATCATTCTACATTCTGATCAAGGTTGGCAATATCAAATGAAACATTACCAAAACTTGTTAAAAGAAAAAGGTATTATTCAAAGTATGTCCCGAAAAGGAAACTGTTTGGACAATGCGGTGATAGAAAACTTTTTTGGAACGATAAAATCAGAAATGTTTTATGCCAGAAAGTTTGGTTCCATTCAGGAACTTAAGATGGAAATAGTGAAGTACATTCACTATTACAACAATGATAGAATAAGACTCAATCTCAAAGGAAAGAGTCCGGTACAGTACCGAACTCTTTCCTTTGAAAATATTGTTTAA
- a CDS encoding metal-dependent transcriptional regulator, translated as MNSLTEENYLKAIFHLLDSENQVTVNELSKFLQIKMPSVNSMMKKFADKNWVIYETYKPIKVTELGRKEAAIVVRKHRLTEMFLVEKMGFGWENVHEIAEQLEHVHSEDFFDKMDEILNFPKVDPHGEPIPDKDGIIITQNLKKLSECKINETVILTSVTISTDDFLNYLNQRNLALGAEILIKNIEKFDGSMQIYFSDRTEVLSKMVCEKLLVKK; from the coding sequence ATGAATTCCCTTACCGAAGAAAACTATTTAAAAGCCATTTTCCATCTATTAGATTCTGAAAATCAGGTTACTGTAAATGAATTAAGCAAATTTTTACAAATCAAAATGCCTTCTGTAAACAGCATGATGAAAAAGTTTGCAGACAAAAATTGGGTAATCTACGAGACCTATAAACCAATAAAAGTTACAGAATTGGGAAGAAAAGAAGCGGCTATAGTGGTAAGAAAACACCGATTAACAGAAATGTTTTTGGTTGAAAAAATGGGATTCGGTTGGGAAAATGTACACGAAATTGCAGAACAATTAGAACATGTACACTCTGAAGATTTTTTTGACAAGATGGATGAAATCCTCAATTTTCCAAAAGTAGATCCTCATGGTGAACCTATTCCAGACAAAGACGGTATCATTATTACTCAAAATCTTAAAAAACTAAGTGAGTGTAAAATAAATGAAACAGTAATTCTTACTTCTGTGACTATTTCTACAGATGATTTTCTGAATTACCTCAACCAGAGAAATTTAGCTTTAGGTGCAGAAATTTTAATTAAAAACATAGAAAAATTTGATGGTTCTATGCAGATATATTTTTCAGATAGAACAGAAGTTCTCAGCAAAATGGTTTGTGAGAAACTATTGGTAAAAAAATAA
- the rpe gene encoding ribulose-phosphate 3-epimerase — protein sequence MKTKLIAPSVLSADFGNLQRDIEMINGSQADWFHVDVMDGRFVPNISFGFPVMKAIQEHAKKFVDVHLMIVEPEKYVEEFINYGADLVSVHYEACTHLHRTINLIQDKGAKAGVVLNPSTPVWVLEDIITEVDLVLLMSVNPGFGGQKFIENTYKKIRETKELILENNSTALIEIDGGVNTENAPKLFEAGADVLVAGNAVFASENPERTIELLKV from the coding sequence ATGAAAACAAAACTTATTGCACCTTCAGTTTTATCTGCAGATTTTGGGAATTTACAGCGTGATATAGAAATGATTAACGGCAGTCAAGCCGATTGGTTTCATGTAGATGTAATGGATGGAAGATTCGTTCCGAATATTTCATTTGGTTTCCCAGTAATGAAAGCGATTCAGGAACACGCCAAAAAATTTGTAGATGTACATCTTATGATTGTAGAGCCTGAAAAATATGTAGAAGAATTCATCAATTACGGTGCAGACTTGGTTTCTGTACATTATGAAGCGTGTACACATCTTCACAGAACCATTAATTTGATTCAAGACAAAGGTGCAAAAGCTGGTGTAGTGCTTAATCCTTCTACTCCAGTTTGGGTATTAGAAGATATTATTACCGAAGTTGATTTGGTACTTTTGATGAGCGTAAATCCTGGTTTTGGTGGACAAAAATTCATAGAAAACACTTACAAAAAAATCAGAGAAACCAAAGAATTGATTCTGGAGAATAATTCTACAGCGCTCATCGAAATAGACGGCGGTGTAAATACCGAAAACGCACCAAAACTCTTCGAAGCAGGTGCAGATGTTCTGGTAGCAGGAAATGCTGTTTTTGCTAGTGAAAATCCAGAAAGAACAATTGAACTATTGAAAGTTTAA
- a CDS encoding sigma-70 family RNA polymerase sigma factor: MRQLKITKQVTNRETASLDKYLQEIGKVELITADEEVELAQRIRNGDRAALEKLIKANLRFVVSVSKQYQNQGLSLPDLINEGNLGLMKAAKRYDETRGFKFISYAVWWIRQSILQALAEQSRIVRLPLNKIGSINKINKAYAHLEQENERPPSPEELAEVLDMSEEDIKESMKNSGRHLSMDAPLVEGEDSNLYDVLRSGESPSPDKDLMLESLQIEIERALQTLTPREADLVRLYFGLNGKHPMTLEEIGETFDLTRERVRQIKEKAIKRLKHNSRSKILKSYLGK, translated from the coding sequence ATGAGACAGTTAAAAATTACAAAACAGGTTACCAATAGAGAAACCGCTTCCCTTGACAAATATTTGCAAGAAATTGGTAAAGTAGAACTCATCACAGCAGACGAAGAAGTAGAACTCGCTCAAAGAATCCGTAACGGAGACAGAGCTGCTCTAGAAAAGTTAATTAAAGCCAACTTGCGTTTCGTGGTGTCTGTATCAAAACAATATCAAAACCAAGGATTATCTCTTCCTGACCTTATTAATGAAGGAAACCTTGGTCTAATGAAAGCTGCTAAAAGATATGACGAAACCAGAGGTTTCAAATTTATTTCTTATGCAGTTTGGTGGATTAGACAATCTATCTTACAAGCTCTTGCTGAGCAATCTAGAATTGTAAGATTACCTTTGAACAAAATTGGTTCAATCAATAAAATCAACAAAGCTTACGCACACTTAGAACAAGAAAACGAAAGACCACCTTCACCAGAAGAATTGGCAGAAGTTCTAGACATGAGCGAAGAAGATATTAAAGAATCTATGAAAAACTCTGGTCGTCACTTATCTATGGACGCACCATTAGTAGAAGGAGAAGATTCTAACTTATATGACGTTTTACGTTCTGGTGAATCACCAAGTCCAGATAAAGACTTAATGCTAGAATCTCTACAAATAGAGATTGAAAGAGCTTTACAAACGCTTACGCCAAGAGAAGCAGATTTGGTAAGATTATACTTCGGTCTCAACGGAAAACATCCTATGACTTTAGAAGAAATAGGTGAAACTTTCGACTTAACGAGAGAAAGAGTAAGACAGATTAAAGAAAAAGCAATTAAGAGATTGAAACACAACTCTAGAAGCAAAATCTTGAAGTCTTACCTTGGTAAATAA
- a CDS encoding nucleoside-diphosphate kinase, giving the protein MSGNITFTMIKPDAVADGHIGAILGKIAEAGFTFKALKLTQLTVADAKKFYEVHAERPFYGELVEFMSSGPIVAAVLEKENAVQDFRKLIGATNPADAAEGTIRKMFARSVGENAVHGSDSDENALIEAQFHFSGREIF; this is encoded by the coding sequence ATGTCAGGTAACATTACATTTACAATGATTAAGCCAGATGCAGTTGCAGATGGGCACATTGGAGCAATTTTAGGGAAAATTGCGGAAGCAGGATTTACATTCAAAGCATTAAAATTAACTCAACTTACAGTTGCAGATGCTAAAAAATTCTATGAAGTACATGCAGAAAGACCTTTCTACGGAGAATTAGTAGAATTTATGTCTTCTGGACCAATCGTAGCTGCTGTTTTAGAAAAAGAAAATGCAGTACAAGATTTCAGAAAACTAATCGGTGCTACTAATCCTGCAGATGCGGCAGAAGGAACTATTAGAAAGATGTTTGCAAGAAGCGTAGGTGAAAATGCAGTTCACGGTTCAGATTCTGATGAAAATGCTCTAATTGAAGCGCAATTCCATTTTTCTGGAAGAGAAATTTTCTAA